A single genomic interval of Zingiber officinale cultivar Zhangliang chromosome 4A, Zo_v1.1, whole genome shotgun sequence harbors:
- the LOC121972838 gene encoding zinc finger BED domain-containing protein RICESLEEPER 2-like, whose amino-acid sequence MEQMRDAAAHWIMMHEHPFTILDEEGFNLMMRRGMPEWQKISRTTCRADFDNASSNDLAIRYMKDTIQRSKTLACEGNLFHVRCCAHILNLCVQDGLREIEGIIGNIRESVEYVNRSEARRVQFAECVQQLQLKDKKLIRDCKTRWNSTFEMLSCALKFKEAFKMFKERDPFYGCCPQEEEWDKTQKICSLLEAFWTATHIISGSEYPTSNLFLQEVQKIKSALDIYAQHEDLFLKQLASKMKEKFDKYWGDCNLLMAIAAVLDPTQKMLAVEFCFPKLYSELDASKHISKVKEIINSLYEEYVVEETNKGVPHLPESESFGSSSVRRSQQNSVYNWDDFDEYYAKVETSETKKSELVDYLEKGRLKKNEIPKIFSCLEWWRMNRM is encoded by the exons ATGGAACAAATGAGGGATGCAGCTGCTCATTGGATCATGATGCATGAACACCCATTCACCATTCTTGATGAAGAGGGGTTCAATTTAATGATGAGGCGTGGAATGCCGGAATGGCAAAAAATTAGCAGGACAACATGCAGAGCAGATT TTGATAATGCTTCAAGTAACGATTTGGCTATTCGATATATGAAAGATACCATTCAAAGGTCCAAAACATTGGCATGTGAAGGAAATTTATTTCATGTTCGCTGTTGTGCACATATCTTGAACTTGTGCGTTCAAGATGGATTGAGGGAGATTGAAGGTATTATTGGTAATATAAGGGAAAGTGTAGAATATGTAAATCGTTCAGAGGCAAGACGTGTGCAATTTGCAGAGTGTGTGCAACAATTACAGTTGAAGGATAAAAAATTGATTCGTGATTGCAAAACCAGGTGGAACTCGACTTTTGAGATGTTAAGTTGTGCACTTAAGTTCAAAGAAGCTTTTAAGATGTTTAAAGAACGTGATCCCTTTTATGGTTGCTGCCCTCAAGAAGAAGAATGGGATAAAACTCAAAAGATTTGCTCACTGTTGGAGGCTTTTTGGACAGCCACACACATTATTTCAGGTAGCGAGTATCCTACTTCAAATTTATTTCTTCAAGAAGTTCAAAAAATAAAGTCAGCATTGGATATTTATGCACAACATGAAGATTTGTTTCTTAAGCAATTAGCtagtaaaatgaaagaaaaatttgaCAAATATTGGGGTGATTGTAATTTATTGATGGCTATAGCTGCTGTGTTAGATCCAACCCAAAAAATGCTTGCAGTTGAATTTTGTTTTCCTAAGCTTTATTCTGAATTGGATGCCTCTAAGCATATCTCAAaagttaaggagataattaattcTCTTTATGAGGAGTATGTTGTTGAAGAAACTAATAAAGGAGTGCCTCATTTACCTGAGTCTGAGAGTTTTGGTTCTTCAAGTGTTAGAAGAAGTCAACAAAATTCTGTATATAATTGGGATGATTTTGATGAATATTATGCAAAAGTTGAAACTTCAGAGACTAAGAAATCTGAATTGGTAGATTATCTTGAAAAGGGTCGTCTAAAGAAGAATGAGATTCctaaaattttttcatgtttAGAATGGTGGAGGATGAATAGAATGTAG
- the LOC121971434 gene encoding 50S ribosomal protein L18-like, with product MVIPPPVRPPRIINYLKPYVLKMHFTNKYVNAQVIHTPTATVAAAASSQEKLLRPSMESTRDVAAAAKIGKLLGERLLLKGIPAVSTFLKREQKYHGKVKAVIDSVREAGVKLL from the coding sequence ATGGTCATTCCTCCTCCTGTCAGGCCGCCAAGGATCATCAACTACCTGAAGCCTTATGTTCTGAAGATGCACTTCACAAACAAATATGTGAACGCCCAAGTTATTCACACCCCGACTGCTACAGTTGCAGCTGCAGCAAGCTCACAGGAAAAACTACTCAGGCCGAGCATGGAGTCCACAAGAGATGTCGCAGCAGCTGCCAAGATTGGTAAGCTATTGGGGGAGCGTCTCCTACTCAAGGGTATTCCTGCTGTGTCTACGTTCTTGAAAAGGGAACAAAAATACCATGGGAAGGTGAAGGCTGTCATAGATAGTGTGAGAGAAGCCGGTGTCAAGCTGCTTTGA